Within the bacterium genome, the region CCTGGCGCATGCCCAGCGACTTTCCCCTGGAGGAGATCCAGTTGCCGCCCGATTGGCGCGCCGGCTGCACGGCGGGCCTCGTCCGCGTGGGCCAGCGCGCCTGGCAGGTCTCCCTCATCGAGCAGAACAACCTCCTCTCGGCGGGCTTCTTCCCGCTGGACGAGGAGGCGCTGGAGGAGATCGGCACGACCCTGGGCACCAGCATCCGGCTGGTCTCGGTGGAGGGGGAGGAGAACCTGGTGCGCTTCGGCCTGCGCCAGATCGGCCTCCGGCCCGAGGCGGACGAACGGGAGCTGGACCGCACGCGGGAGTTTCCGGGGGCGGATGCCCCCTTGCGCGACCGCATCTTCCAGGTGGGGCTGGCCCGGCTGGTCCACGAGGGCTTTCCCCTCAATCCGCCGGGCGAGGAGCTGCTCGTCCAGGTGGAATCCCTGCCCGGACGCATCCTGCCCGCCGTCCTCATGGATGACATGACCATCGTCTTTCCCTATGTCCTGTTGCTGCTCCTGCAGCTGCTTGTGCTGGCCCCCCTGCTCGTGACGGGGATCTGGATCGCCTGGATGCTCAACTGGCGCATCACCCGATCCATCGGCGAGTTGAAACTGGGGACGGATGAGCTGGCCCGGGGCAACCTGGACATCCGGCTGCCAGAGGAGACGGACGACGAGCTGGGGCTGCTGGCCCGTTCCTTCAACACCATGAGCCGGCGCATCCGCGACAACATGCGGCAACTGGCCGCCCAGGAGCGCCTGGAGCGGGAACTGAGCATCGCGCGGACCATCCAGCAGGGCCTGCTGCCCGGCGAGGCGCCTGAGCATCCGGCCCTCGACATCGCCAGCACCTGCCGCATGGCCCACGAGGTGGGCGGCGACTACTACGATTTCCGCCGCAACCGCCAGGGCGATCTCGCCCTCGCCCTGGGCGACGTCTCGGGCAAGGGCATGGCCGCCGCCCTGGTCATGAGCAACGTGCAGGCCTCGTGGCGCAGCCTGCTCGACCAGGGTCTCGATCCCGGGCGACTCAACGCCCGCCTCAACGACCAGCTGGCCGAGACGACGGCCGACGACATCTACGTCACCTTCGTGCAGGGCCTCATCCGCTCCTCTGCCGACGGCCTGCGCTTCCATTATTCCAACGCCGGCCACAATCCGCCCCTCCTCGTGCGGGATGGACGGATCCGTCACCTGGACAGCGGCGGCCTGGCCTTGGGCATGTTCGGCGGGAGCGCCTACCAGACGGAGGACCTGGACCTGAAGCCCGGCGACCAGCTGGTCTTCTACACGGACGGCTTGACCGAGGCGATGAGCACGGCGGAGGAGGAGTTCGGGCAGCGGCGCCTGGAGCAGACCCTGCTCTCCAGCCGACAGCCATGCGCGCGCGACACCCTGCAACATCTGCTCGAGGTGGTGGATCGTTTCGAGACGGGCGCCCGCCAGTACGACGACCAGACCCTGGTGGTCCTCCACGTGCGCGATGCGGTCCGCCTCGCGCCGGCCGCGGCATCCGCCAGCGATCCGGCCACTCCGCGGGACAGCCTGGCATGAGGCTCGAAGGGGTGGCGGCGGCCCTGGCCAGGATGCCGGACCAGCCGCCCTGGCGCCTGCACGCCGTGGCAGAGACGGACTCCACCAACCGGCGCCTGCTGGAGGCGCTGGAGGGGGGAGGTCCCCTGGACCGGCCCTGGACCGTGCTGACGGCCGAGGCGCAGACGGCCGGCCGCGGACGACACGAGCGACACTGGGACTGCCCG harbors:
- a CDS encoding SpoIIE family protein phosphatase, producing MRGVDAMGDWFSRLQGKAARVLSLPLPLLAGLSLAWLAASLLLPADAPWRVAQAPGQIGLAMVLWRLLRDGCWQERLPLAWLLLMLGQRLLLSQHLVNPEDLLWQVLTLPGTLTVTALVLVQAGEEIWLHRPWRTRRRELLGLWAAALLGAIGLVAGSPLMLMPLLVRPVLRWLRNPALRPRLAWYALFWLILLAWAWTREITQGLQLQAQSETFNLHIGEGLGQGRLLETLGPLQTIAQAWLGLQLPAALLVLVGRLLRQSRIRTKLAMNALFSSVLPLILLTLLFGTMAVIVMGSYRARLVRAQFDQRLESGRLVTAWFAQAFADPLDRSAQRRFEQQLRSMGDETHIGRGFFCLYWSADTPGGSVAPGEGDSLRREHWRRLVATWRMPSDFPLEEIQLPPDWRAGCTAGLVRVGQRAWQVSLIEQNNLLSAGFFPLDEEALEEIGTTLGTSIRLVSVEGEENLVRFGLRQIGLRPEADERELDRTREFPGADAPLRDRIFQVGLARLVHEGFPLNPPGEELLVQVESLPGRILPAVLMDDMTIVFPYVLLLLLQLLVLAPLLVTGIWIAWMLNWRITRSIGELKLGTDELARGNLDIRLPEETDDELGLLARSFNTMSRRIRDNMRQLAAQERLERELSIARTIQQGLLPGEAPEHPALDIASTCRMAHEVGGDYYDFRRNRQGDLALALGDVSGKGMAAALVMSNVQASWRSLLDQGLDPGRLNARLNDQLAETTADDIYVTFVQGLIRSSADGLRFHYSNAGHNPPLLVRDGRIRHLDSGGLALGMFGGSAYQTEDLDLKPGDQLVFYTDGLTEAMSTAEEEFGQRRLEQTLLSSRQPCARDTLQHLLEVVDRFETGARQYDDQTLVVLHVRDAVRLAPAAASASDPATPRDSLA